A stretch of Arthrobacter sp. NEB 688 DNA encodes these proteins:
- the folP gene encoding dihydropteroate synthase yields MSGPETGRGAVLRLGRHEYPATARLVMAIVNRTPDSFYDRGVSWAEDAALDRVRMVADQGADIVDIGGIKAAPGVEIDAAEEKRRVVGFVERVRGEYPDLVISVDTWRSEVARAVCEVGADLINDAWGGADPELPTVAAEFGAALVCTHTGGVTPRTRPHRIEYDDVVADARSSLLRQAERAVSMGVERERVVIDPAHDFGKNTWHSLEVTRRLDELTSLGWPVLVSLSNKDFVGESLDLPVGERLTGTLAATALCAWLGAQVYRVHEVVETRQVLDMVSVVAGDLRPARTVRGLA; encoded by the coding sequence ATGAGCGGGCCCGAGACGGGGCGTGGAGCGGTGCTGAGGCTGGGCCGGCACGAGTACCCGGCGACCGCCCGGCTCGTCATGGCCATCGTCAACCGCACGCCGGACTCGTTCTACGACAGGGGCGTCAGCTGGGCCGAGGACGCCGCCCTCGACCGCGTCCGGATGGTCGCCGACCAGGGCGCGGACATCGTCGACATCGGGGGCATCAAGGCGGCTCCCGGGGTCGAGATCGACGCCGCCGAGGAGAAGCGCCGGGTCGTCGGCTTCGTCGAGCGTGTGCGCGGCGAGTACCCCGACCTCGTCATCAGCGTCGACACGTGGCGCAGCGAGGTCGCGCGGGCCGTGTGCGAGGTCGGCGCGGACCTCATCAACGACGCCTGGGGTGGGGCGGACCCCGAGCTGCCCACCGTCGCAGCCGAGTTCGGGGCCGCGCTGGTGTGCACGCACACCGGCGGGGTGACGCCCCGCACGCGCCCGCACCGCATCGAGTACGACGACGTCGTGGCCGACGCCCGGTCCTCGCTGCTGCGGCAGGCCGAGCGCGCGGTGTCGATGGGCGTCGAGCGCGAGCGGGTGGTCATCGACCCGGCGCACGACTTCGGGAAGAACACGTGGCACTCGCTGGAGGTGACGCGGCGGCTCGACGAGCTGACGTCGCTCGGCTGGCCGGTGCTGGTCTCGTTGTCCAACAAGGACTTCGTCGGTGAGTCCCTCGACCTGCCCGTCGGCGAGCGTCTGACCGGCACGCTGGCCGCGACCGCGCTCTGCGCCTGGCTCGGGGCGCAGGTCTACCGCGTCCACGAGGTCGTCGAGACCCGCCAGGTGCTCGACATGGTGTCCGTCGTCGCCGGCGACCTGCGGCCGGCCCGCACCGTGAGGGGGCTCGCATGA